One stretch of Monomorium pharaonis isolate MP-MQ-018 chromosome 10, ASM1337386v2, whole genome shotgun sequence DNA includes these proteins:
- the LOC118647562 gene encoding uncharacterized protein LOC118647562 — protein sequence MEPTLASLEEFQERDSGWALSRIQNLTVNVNKYNSMRAGCHVTLPREIITKRAVVNVKSMDNACFTWSVIAALYPAERNSERESSYPHYTNVLNFNDIEFPIALKDIKKFERLNNISVNVYEIQKDQTETYKILPLRLSNDKKEKHVNLLYVQDLREDNVGHFACIKDLSRLVSSQLSKKEHKKYICDR from the coding sequence ATGGAGCCCACGTTAGCATCGCTCGAGGAATTCCAAGAACGCGATAGTGGGTGGGCGTTGTCGCGTATACAGAATTTGACTGTAAATGTGAATAAGTACAATTCTATGCGCGCGGGATGTCACGTGACATTACCGCGGGAAATAATAACAAAGCGTGCGGTTGTTAACGTGAAATCGATGGACAATGCTTGCTTCACGTGGTCTGTGATAGCCGCTCTATATCCCGCAGAAAGAAATTCAGAAAGAGAGTCATCGTACCCTCATTATACAAACGTTTTGAATTTCAATGACATTGAGTTTCCAATCGCgttaaaagacattaaaaaattcgagagactaaataatatttcggtCAACGTCTACGAGATCCAAAAGGATCAAACTGAAACCTATAAAATTCTCCCGCTAAGACTCTCCAACGACAAGAAGGAGAAGCATGTTAATCTGCTATACGTGCAAGATCTACGCGAAGACAACGTGGGGCACTTTGCATGCATCAAGGATCTGTCTCGTCTAGTGAGCTCACAACTCAGTAAAAaggaacacaaaaaatatatttgtgaccggtga